In a single window of the Micromonospora inositola genome:
- a CDS encoding methyltransferase domain-containing protein, translating into MVAMAQSAPSAERLRKVDGFLAEAWADLARHDDRLRPLAVEVRFDRGVAHLTGEVADPAELRLVRDLVGRLAGVLGVWCRVRVGGRAPVVVDLGCGATKQWPGNLGLDIYPAAGVDAVADLSGSLPLADDSVDVFFAVHILEHLIDFLPLLDECHRTLRPGGVLHVMSPWWRHVNAVADPTHVRLLDVQTFKGICGQRPPGTPRWYPLHSSCDGASIFADLTPVGPDDPAPAPTHLARFFD; encoded by the coding sequence ATGGTCGCGATGGCCCAGTCCGCACCCTCGGCCGAGCGGCTGCGCAAGGTCGACGGGTTCCTCGCCGAGGCGTGGGCCGATCTGGCCCGGCACGACGACCGGCTGCGCCCGCTGGCGGTGGAGGTGCGCTTCGACCGGGGCGTCGCGCACCTGACCGGCGAGGTCGCCGACCCGGCCGAGCTGCGGCTGGTCCGCGATCTGGTCGGCCGGCTCGCCGGCGTGCTCGGCGTCTGGTGCAGGGTACGCGTCGGCGGCCGCGCCCCGGTGGTGGTGGACCTGGGCTGCGGGGCGACCAAGCAGTGGCCGGGCAACCTGGGGTTGGACATCTACCCCGCGGCGGGGGTGGACGCGGTGGCCGACCTCTCCGGCTCGCTGCCGCTGGCCGACGACTCGGTGGACGTGTTCTTCGCGGTGCACATCCTGGAGCACCTGATCGACTTCCTGCCGCTGCTGGACGAGTGCCACCGGACGCTCCGGCCGGGTGGCGTGCTGCACGTGATGAGCCCCTGGTGGCGGCACGTGAACGCGGTCGCCGACCCGACCCACGTCCGGCTGCTGGACGTGCAGACGTTCAAGGGCATCTGCGGTCAGCGCCCGCCGGGCACCCCGCGCTGGTATCCCCTGCACTCCAGCTGCGACGGCGCCTCGATCTTCGCCGACCTGACCCCGGTCGGCCCGGACGACCCGGCGCCCGCCCCGACCCACCTGGCCCGCTTCTTCGACTGA